The Calliopsis andreniformis isolate RMS-2024a chromosome 5, iyCalAndr_principal, whole genome shotgun sequence nucleotide sequence CTATGGGACCATTTAAAATTTATCGACTATGCAATACAAGTAAATAGGTAAGGTATATAGGACACATGTTCATATGACATTTTTTGCTTATTTTAGTGTACTGAAGAATTGacatgtatttttattaaacaCTCTGTACAGGAAATTTTGTGATACAtcaggacaaaatgtcttccagtgacgtcatagagtagaagagtAGGGGTATCGCAAGCAATGCACTCAAATACCCCTACTCTACTACTTTTTGACGTCACAGGAAGATATTTTGTCCCTACACATCGCAATAATGTTCCTAGATCCAAAGGACCAAGGTTCCTAGGACCAAGCGTACGTACTACCTAAATATTTGCAGTATATTAGTCTTTACCATCGTTACACGTTGGACCAGTAAAACTGGTCATGTCGCAATCGCAGGTGTAACTGTTCCACTGTTGCACGCACGTGCCATGGTTCGAGCACAGGTCGTGGGTGCACTTTTTCCCTGGATGGAGGCTGGCATACATATCACACCCAGATTCCACCAGAGAGCTTGGAACAACCGCGTCCGAAATCAAATTAGTACTTTCGCCACTGAGGTCCAGAGACGCCAGACACCCCTCGAAGCCATGTCTACTGTGTATCTGTTTCGGCAGCTGAATGTACTGCGACTTTTCCACACCACCTGGAACAATGTAATGAAGAATTAGTTGTGGGAACTTTGAACTTCGAATAAGTGATAGATTATGAAGTTGAGATATTTGTTAGACTGAGATATGGAGAAGAATTCCTTTCACGCATACACAATAAGGATTTAATTATATGTTATGGTTGTATATTTAGTAATTAGGTAGTACGtatgtatattttaataaaatttgttttcCTTTTAATCACCTTGCattcttaataaaatttaattaaagttgAAAAAGCTTAATTTTAAATTTCCATTCTTGGAACTAATCATCAATTTCCCTTGTGAAATTGCAATCTGATAAGGAATTCTATGAATTGGAAGCTAATCAAAGTTTATTAGTTCTAGGTATATCTAAGTATACAAAATacagttatcataataacttcttaatcattaatcttctcgATGGAAATCTACAATCATGTCGGATAACTTGTTCTCATGTTGTAGAATCTAGAAAGTTACAAATCTTTCTTCTTGTTCAGCAGATATTATAGATATGTAGgtataatataactacaattaataaatataatatttcacTACTTATAAGAGAAACAGTAACAAATTTCAACTTCTGCATCGAAATAAATTGTTCGTCATCAAAGTCTCCTTTTTCATAGAATCctacatgcaataataattgcaagaaaaagGAACCCGCTATCTTGTAAAGCAcaaaatatgtatataatacACCACATCCTATCTTTATGTATTACATAATATCCTTCCAACAAATCTCCCACACAGACTTCCGCTGACATCACCGACGTAATATCCAGCGTCACCATCAAGAGCACAAGGTAACAGCGTCAGCGAAGTAACATACTCAGAGAAACAATCCCTCACAGAATGAGTAGAATTTTTAATCAGTCCTCTTGCTGATTGCTAGCAGAACAGAAAGGGAGTGTAGACTAACCGCTGCCGCAGATCGAAAAAATGGCATCCATAACGTGGAGCAGATTTGAAATTCCGCCATACAAGTTCGACGAACCAAACCGACCGCAGGTTCGAGTCATCGCGCTGCTTCTCGTTGCCATAAATTCAAACTGCCCTCGTAGCACAGAGGCTGCTGCAGGGAGCGAAAATTATTTCAGGCTACCCGCGCCCCCGCGCAGCGCGTGCAGAGACAACGAAACGAAGCCTGCAGTACAGCTAATCGCTCCATTCGATCGAGCAATATTTCCTTGTGTCATCTGATCCGCCACTGCCCTCCGTTTCCTCCATTCCTGCGTGCCCAGGGATGCAACTGacggtcattcttgattttatgATCATGCCATGTGGCGGTTCCATTTTGTGGCGTTTTTTTTCTGGAGGCAGTGTCAAGGTTTCAGTTGATTGATCAGTTGATTCAGTTGAACATCAGTTGATTGATATTTTTCACAATTTCTTTGAATTGAAGTATTTTGCTTGTAATTTTGGAACCTGGACTGGATCTCGAGAGGTGGATTCTGGAGTCTGTATGGTCTATTTTTATTCAAATCAGTTTAGAATAAAATTCTTTGTGCTTGAGGAGACAAGTGAAGTTTTTCAGACAAATCTTGATGATTTCTTTTTGGAAGAGAGCTAGCTGATGCTTGTTCAGAGGTTTGGTAATAGTTGCTGCTGCAGGTAGATTCTTCTGTAGGTAGATTATGCTTCGATTCGATTTTGGCATTTTGATTAGGCACTACGTTAAGTATGAATAATAGTAGGTCGCAAATGTAATAAATCTCTAATAGAGTCTAATGGAACAGGAAAAGGAATGCACAGGATGATCCTCCCGCTTGGAGACTCAAAGACAGTGTCGACACAGAAACATCAAAGCGGGAAAGTGCATAAGAGTACTGTGGGCCTCTTACGTCACAGTAGATACTTTCATGGTGGCATTGCTTGAGTCTCCTAGCGATAGGATCATCTTGTAGAATAAGGTAACTGACTAAAAATAGCTTCGATCGAAATTAATATCACCGTTCAAAGTCTGATAAATTTCTTACGAATTTAATGTGGTAATCGCCACGGGAAAGGTGATAATCGAGATATGGGAATTGCATTTGGTAAGCTGATAAGTCAATACCTAATGTGAAAGAAAAAGATAATAAACCAATCCAACAGTTATCGAAAAATAAAAGACACGTAGCACGCTGTAAATTTAAACTGAATTTATTAGTTTTTGTTGGTAAATGCATACAAAGAGTTATTATTGTGTatcatatttaataaaaatgtacGAATTGATAATATGTTCTTTTTTAAGTTACCACCACTGTTATCATATCACTGTCTCTAAAAATCGGACTCTAATAAAATACTGCACTACAAATTGAAAAGTTATTGGTCATAATATACCTATCTTTAAAATGTGTTTTTTGCTGATCTATGATTACTGTACTTGAAGTTACCGCCATATTTTTGTTATCAATTGATAAATTGAGATCAGACTATTACAATTACGACAATGGTaaactttaataaataattcttttatctttCATTCTCGTATCAAGCGATATCTTTTTCTACCATCTTATCTTGTACGTTCATTATCGCGTACATGTTATTGTTATATAGAATTAACTAAATAGTATTGGATGCAAGAACCTGATTGTAGATGATCTCATGTAAAAACATATTTACATGATACTTCTCTTCCTTTTTGGAGGAGAAAAAAAATATTGCATTAGACAAATAAAAAAACTtttcaaaaattctaaaatttagAAGATGGAAAATCGTCATAAAAGTTATTCCAAATACCAAAAATGAATCTTTCTCCAAGTGAAATAATAATACTTATTTATTTGACGGGAGGTCTCTTCGTTACATAGAGAAATAGACGTAATCTTCAGAGTTGATATTTATATGATTATTTTTTACTGGAGTGTACAAAGAAAAATGTTTTCATCAACAATTCAATTAAATGATTATTTATCCATTTACTTAATCAGAACCAGACTATCATCTTGCATTCATTTTACTATCCCTAATTCTGCAAACCAGGTGCTTATTCTAAACATCCTCATCTCGAACGAAATCcaactaataaataattaaatacttaATAACATTGAGAAACACCCGAATGCATTTCTCATTCTCGGAATAATTCACCAAGTCATCTGGCAATCAGCGAAATTCCGATCTCTGCGGAAGAACCGCCTCGAACCTAAGCCAAGTCGCGTTTTATCGCCGACCGCTTCTTTTATCAGCAATTTATCGCGTCGCTTAATCGTCGTCGAATTAAAAACTGAAACTCTGAGGAGCCGCCGTGGGAGGGGCAGCCGACACAAGGTAAACAGAAAATTGCTTATAAATCTAATCTCATTTGCGAGAAAGAGTGCTGCGGTTAAAGACCGGATGCGCGGTCTGCCACTGTCGCTTGGGATCACGTAACGGATCATTATTCGTTTAATTGTTCGCCGAGAATCTGTCTCCAACCATTTCCACCAGGGACTCTGTCAGCAGCTGCTCGATCGTGCCTTCTACACCGCGGACTGACTTACTGTTAGCTCGTGACGAATCACCGAAAAGATATCTTTGGCGGGCCGAGTCCATCAACGATTAAACAGCTAACAGATTACCGATCGACTTTCCAAGAAACCATGAGTTCGACCGTGTCACGCCTAACCTGTCTCCTTTGCTTTCTGTTTATCGTACGCTTCTCGGTAGCCTTCAATAAGATACTGTTCCCTGGTTTACCAAGATCCGACGCTGACGAATGGCCTCGTGATAATCCAGCCAGCTGTGTACCCAATAAATGGAGGTCCGTTTCTTCGGAGGAGCTCCAATCACCGCAGATCGAGATCCAGTTGCTGAAGGAATCCATAGGCGAGGATAACTGGGTGTTTAGCTCAGAGTATAAGTACTCCTCGAACAACCAGAAGACTGATAATAGCATGGAGTCGTTGGATCGATGGGACTCTGGGAATAAGATGGAAGAGAATGAAGGAGCTCGCATGAAGGAGAACAGTGGCGCTAAGAGCGAGGAGTCCAAGGCAAAGGGAGCAACAGGGAGAAAAATTCCTCAGTTCGACTCGAGGACTGTTATCGATGTCCCCTCGTATGGGTGTCCTCCAGGCCAGGCGAAAGATCCCAGTGGACAGTGCAGGGAGATCATGTAAGTATTTTGGAATTTTGAGAATTAATTTCGGTGACAGGTGTTGGGGAGGCTTGCACTTGTTTGTTGGAGGACAATCTTGTGTTAGAGACTTCTTTCTGACAATTGTGTCATTTTTAGACAGGGTGCATTGAAAATCGTGGGACAAGACGAAAAGGGTTATTTGTTGCTCAAAAGGTGAAGGATGTCGTGGTTTGCTTCTTATCATTCTTATTATGCATGGTTAGATTTTTAATCAGCAATATCTGTGAAGACTAGGAAATTGTGCAGCATGGAACGAGGCTGCAGCAGAAGTATTGTTTATGTAAGCATCACGATAACTTTAGAGATGCCTGTTGATAATTCAGACGTAGTTAGGAGTAATGAGAATAATAAGAGGCAAATCATGACTTTGCTGCAAGTTATGACGTTGTTTGTAAACGAAAACGGAGTAGCTAAGAGAAAAGAAAGCTGATTAAGTGGATCTCATGGTTTCTCAAGTGTACATGTACTTGTCTCACAATGAGCTTCACAGGCGACTTTTGTGAAGACGAAAACTTGTATCAAAAATCgtcattttatattttcgatTTACTTTTTTCGCCTTTACCATAATTTTTTATGCATCCTGTATACACTAATTTCTATACTATAGATAGATTCAAACACTATATAAAATGCACTTTATTGTGCACAGAATTAAATTTTGGTAGATTTTAATGAATAAAATTTGTGTCAGTAGATTTCCTAGTTAATGAAAATTATTTCTACGTGTGATTTGTCACGTTTTCTGAAAATTTAAGCTACTTCTATCCAGTACAGCATAGGGAGACttacatatttaattaactTAATTATTTTGACTAACTGTTAGATTTCATTCAGAGAGattactttcacattttttaattctacaatttttttatcgtgttttaaaCGAGTATAAAGAGAAATTTACCAGATGTTTGCAAACATGTAATGCAATAAACCTGTAATATGCTAAATTATTTGAAGCGAAGAAAATTCCAGGCTTCATCAACGCTGTAAACTAGTTACGTGGATATTTAATTACTGAAATTTAATATACAGTACAGAATTATTATCACACAAAATTTGGTTAACATACAATTAATCGAATGTAGTATAATCAAGGTTGGGAAAAATATACTTGACATACTCGTAATAACATTTTTACTGATCCTCTTTTTTACATTGGGTGGGCATGACTTCATTGTGTTAATTGTTAATTATATTTCAGATAATACcattaaatattttctaattattttgctcgTTGATAAGCATTGAGTTCTCGACCTTAAGAGGTATTTTATAATCCTTTGACGTTAAAGCAAATTTTATTCTCTTAGTACCTAGCTTATAACATTTCTAATTTGAATTTGCTAGAGGATTTTAATAACCAAATATAAATTACTTGCTTCTAATTCCTTTTTTTATGGAAGAAAGATTCAAAAGATATTCAGAAAATTTGATAAATCATTTCAAACCTTCGTAAAGTTaaatttttatcaaatttaTTTCTCTTATGTTTCAGTCAGTTCCCATAATTGGACATCTGTATTTAATCAGTTTGCGGAAGGTGTAAACGTACCTGCGATTTCTCGATGTTCATCTGCACCACGAGATACTTGTCAaatgttttatttcttttttctaaaTAAATCATTCGAAACAAAAAACAGTCAAGTATTGTCTCATTTCGTTTTTCACTCCTTACTTTAAAAATTgattcttaaattctcaataaacAGAACAATAGTATAAACCTTTGAGAGCAACTATCACTTGATGTAAACGAATACCATTGGTATCAGAATAATATATTGTCCTGATGTATCTGATTGATGATTTCATTCTTTCGTTATTACGCAATGCTCATCTGCTCTTACTTCCCGATTTTATCTTGACATCTGATGTATCGACAGAGTTAATCTCTGCTTCCAAGCGATCTATTATTGGAGAATTTTCGAAATTCTGACTCGTGAAGCAATATTTCACCTTCCAAATACTAACACTTTTTGCCTTATCGTAGTCGAATAATATTTCGTAACGACCAGGTGTATTATATTTACTGACAGTAAATGAACAGATGAGATGATGGATGACGAAAATTCGCAAGCAACTCCAAACTATTAACTAATAGCACATATTGTATTAATATGCTACTATTCATCTTTTCTACATAACTTTTATAGAAATATTCGCCTCAAGAATATTCATCACTACAGTTGAAACTGTACTAATTATTTTCtatattgaatattttatagTTACGTCAGAATCTTCTCCACAAAATCAGATTTAAATTCCGAATATTCCACTCACCTATGTACAAGATTCCATCCAGATCGAGGTTCTCGTTGCTACCCTGACTATTGACAGCAGTGACATGGTCATCGACAGCCAGGGTATGTCGCTTGGGTGCAGGTCTTCCGATGCTGACAGCATGCCACTTGCCATCGTTCAGTCTGGACCTTGAAGAGTTCCCGATACTGATCGGTCCGTCACCTAGGTCGAAGACATAGTGAACATGACCGTCCACAAGCTCCACAGCAATGAAGTCGCGTTCTCGGCCAGCGTTGAAGAGGATCAATCCATTTGCCTCTCGTGTCTTGAACTGAAAGGTGAAAAATGGGGGTTTTGTTAGGAATTATCCTAGAAGATGTCATGGATATAATAATGTTAACCTGGTTCTCAGGTATTGTGACGCATTTTGAATTCTTTTTTACACAAGGTGTTCGATAactggtgtcagaaattttagaatGTATCGTCAAGGATCCAGTTGCTGATCAGAACCTAATTTCTGATCagtttagtatttaaatatatatgaaatttattttgataaaaatttgttCCAATGAATTAGCAGATAATTGTTACCTATTTTGACATTTATATGTGAAATTTAGTAGCTGGTAGTGAGACATAATTTAAATGATTAGCTATTGTTCTCTTTCTATGTTTTACTTTAAGAACtaaattatgatttaattattattatcttcGTACTTTTTTAAATCAGATTTTTAGGATTTGGTTAAGTTTTTCATGAATACCATAGGGAAGCTGTACTTCTTGTTTCTGTTTGACGGTAATCAATatgaaaataagatgaaaatcaagatTGTCGAAAGTACGATTGTAActtcgtttcagaattattaattgttccaCAAATATCCAAAATGCAGGTGCAACGTGTCTGActtgtgacttattctactgtcgacgtgAATTAGGTGATACACAGCGGAGTCAGTAGAATGAATccgaatcagacacatttcacgtgtaCTTTGGGATTCTCCTCAGCAACTAATGATTAAAAAACGAATTCTGAAACATAATTTCTTTCCTCTTtagttttttcttattttaacatgtagggATGTAAGCATTCCTTAACATTTCTGACATCTATGGTTAAACACTCTGTATAACAAACTGTTAATAATTTTCAATGATAACGAAAATACCAGCATATTATTACAAATATAACTACTAAGCTTTCTCTAAGCAGAAATAAGATTAAAGAATTAAAAAGCAGATATCACCAATAACAGTTTCACATTTTCCTAAAAATTGatgcaatattaaaaaaaaataaaaccgcgACTAACACCCAAATAACGAAACAGAGAAACCTACTGAACCTAACAACTGTCGTTTAAACCACATTTTTTATTCTGCTTATGTACTTAGCTAAAAACCTGGGATGAAAAATATCATTCATAATTTCACAAACTTTCATCCAGTTATTTCCCCAATTTTTTTCCTGTTCGTCGAAAAGTGACGCAAAGGTGCGCACCGAGTCATCTCACAGCAGTCTGTAAAGGGGACGTTCAATTTCGAAAACTAATCGTACCACGCCGCAATATCAAAGGACGCGAGCGGGACACCAAGCACAGACAGCGGGAAAGCCAGAGACCCGTCAATTACCGACCAGCGTAATTACGAAGACGATGACCAGAGAAGGTTGTCACTCGGCGTGGAAGAACGAGGCATGATTGGGTTTTTAGGGTGGGGGGGGGGAAGTGTGACACGTGCCACGATTAATCCAGGGTTTGCGCGTCGAATCTGGGGATGGGTCGGGAGCGAAGAGAGAGGTCTAATTGGGCTAACCTTTTGTGGGGACGCGTCACCGTTGACATTTCATTTCTTCTGTGGCCTCCAAACGGCGGCCGAAATTTCGGAAGTAAAGAACTAACACGGATATCCGCTGCTCAATATTCCACTGAGTTTATACACCGATGAGTCGAAGGATTTGTTCATGGATTTGTATGTATAGGATGTCCTATACATACAAGGATGCATGGATTTGTATGTACAGGATGTCttattatataactttttaaaaaagagaaaagagaaATGTTCCACTTCCATCTTTGACGAGATAGAAACGGATAATTAATGTGTAAATTGCATCTACTTTCTTGCGAGCTTCTTAGTTGCACCGACTCACGAATTTATAATGAGTAAACACTGCAAATTAAATTCGTCGTTAGTCTAATTAGGCGTGATCAGTTCGTTAATTAAAAGGCAAGTTCTAAAATCTATAATTCACTATACTTTTAATGTTTAATAAAGTTAGGCACGATCTACTGAAATATCGAAAcagatttaaaattttatatcaCTAAATCTTGTCACGATTTATTCAAATTAAAAGCTTCGTTCAATTCAGCGAGATGTTCAGAGCAAAAATTTCATTGGTAGACCGTGGATGTTTATCCATTGacgaaaaaaagtaaaaaacgtTTAAAGTAAACGTTACAATATTCAGAAGGAAAATTCATGGATGCAGATAGATGCAGTTCTTCAGACCATTCATGAATACAGATTCTACTTCTTTCCCTCTAAATATCCACAGTCTATTCATCACTCAATTAATCCACTAATGAAAAGTCCTTAACTTTCTTGAAACCGAGAGATTATTCTATTTCCCTAAAAGTGATCTTTTGCTACTTTgtgaaatacataaaacagtagTTCAAAAGGACAGATAAAATGTCAGATTTCAGTCCATCTATAATAGATTAGAACGTCCACAGATCTTACCTGAAAGTAGATATTCGTCTCCACATAAGCTTTCAGCACAGGCAACCCGACGAACGTGTGTTTCGAGGTGAAGGTCACTGGGTAGTGAACCGGATGGTTCCTTTTCCCAAATTTCCCTGTGACCCTGATGATCGGTGTGACTCCCTGATGGGATGTCTGGTGATTTCCGGAGCTCCTCGCTATTTCGAGGTACGGGTAGCCGTTGAACCAGATTTGCTGAAGCTGACCAACGAAGTGAGGAATTTCCTCCCCAGCGTGGATGTACTGCTGGTAGCCGCCGACGTGCAGCGTGCGGAATTCCAAAATACCTTGCTTCCCCAACTGTGTTTCAGCTGTCGAACAGACAATTTTGGAATAATTAATTCGGTTACTTCAGAGGAACTAATTTTCCTTTTCAACTCTTAAATGAAATTAGACTTTCCTTTACTTGAAAACTTTGGACCCTAGGAGTCTTTGAAAATATGTCTGACCTAGATACACGTAATAGGCATTTTCTACTTGTAGTTTGAAAGTAAGTAATAATTTCAATGGATATTATTAAATTGTTAtgcaaaaggaattattgcattaaaaaaatatttttttttgttcTGAGCAACCTTTGCTCGTGACAAGTGTAACAGATATTTCTCACAGATTTTATATTCTTATTCTAAGGTTTTTTATTTAGAATTCCTAGTTTACGATACGCAGCGATCAGTTGAGCCTTAGAGTCTTTTAAGGCAGAGGTTTAGACCCATCGTTGCTCTAAATAAGAATGGAACAAGATTAAGATAAAGCCATTAATAAGAATCGTTTCGTAGACAGCGTTGGCGAGTGTACTTAAGGAACTCGAACGAAACCTGGGCGGAAGTTACATGGGAACTATTTTAATTATTACTTGAGATACTCTCTTATCCGAGATGGCGCCGCCAACGAACGACTCGATATCAGTGCATTGTTCTTCGCGAGCAACCTTACCAGGGTAGACGCCATTAAGCTTAATTGTCCCTGGGCACAATGCGTTCAACTCCGTAAATTAGTAGCGCAATGTAAGTATCGACAGGCGACGCTAATAAATGTACCAAGTTGCTCTTAAAGGTTGTTCGTGAAAGGGGCGAGGCAGCTAGGTCGCTCCAgggtgaatttttaaaaatgccTCTCTGGTTCGAGGAAAACATCTAAGGACTTTTCTCGATTCTACTTTTAGTTCGATACTGAATATTCACTGTATCttacaattattataaaatCAGCTTGAAGTATTTAAAACATACGTTGGATTAGTTGGGCTTCAATGAATGTTAAATGTTAgtcaaaaaaagtcaaaattaaaaaatgttaaaacTTTGAAAAATTTAATGTGATTTAATTTCAATCGCAAAGTATAAGGAGGATGTGGTATGAATGGGACACTTTTATTTAAGCAACGTAACAAGAAAACTAAACCACTATTTTAGTTCTAATTCTTAGTATTAAGCAGtacaattataatattattgatCTTTTCTTAGATCATCTAAATACCATAATTTGACTGTACTAATTGTAAGTTTAACGTTACACTTGTatgtatttttgaaaaataaggaataattgttacgattaaaaaataaaagatcGTCTATGGTCTTTATATAGGGTAGGTTTGAATTTCCTTATAAACTATTTGTTGCATGAAAAAAGGAGCATACAattcaataattatttttttatacaaaataatCCTCGTTTGAAACAGCTTTTTATACCACAAATAGTTTACAACAAAATTCAGGTGATATAGTTCCAAAACTCACCCTCTATATAAACTGACAGCGAATTCAAATTGGATAATGGTTGAACATGTCATAATGTGGCTTCAAAACAAGTACGACTTCATCCCTGGAAGGTTCACCATTTTTCTGATAATTATAATGTCTATTCAATATGTGTCCTAATCATCCCCCCTATGGATCCAAAATTCTACACTGCAGTTACATATTATAACAAACCAGGACGAAACAACGTTCTTACTAAAATAACTTAAAAATGGAAGAAGCTGGGTATTTATAATTTACATATAAAACAGACAAGTATAAGAAACCGAGGTTGCAATCCTCGTAAATATCTTATTTTACAGAGAATAATGAACCACATTCCCACTAAAAAAATGTTCTTGAAAGAAACTATGTACTGACCCTCTTCCCAATTCCACCACAGATTTCCGCAAAATTAGTAGGTAACTTGACTTCCATCGAACTAGGCGCACGTGAGTAAATCCactcaattaaattaaaaaagaaaaaaggccAAAAAAGATTCTAAAAGTCAGAGAAAATGATTTTTCTCGCATCCCGACCTATTTCCAGTTCAGCGTCACGAATATAATACGCGTGCAAGAGTGATCGCGAGAACTCGCGGCAAATTCGTTCGCGCGGTAATTGCGCTTCATAAATTGTTCACCGTGCATTTTCATTTACGTAACTGCGCCGCACGGTAACGTCTCCTCGTTTCGGAAATTCGACCGACCGCTGGGAAATCAATTCGACTCACGAGCAATTTTAAACTTGCTCCAATTTCAATTCGATCGAACGATAAGCATACTCCAAGTTATAATCAAATTCTCGCCAGGTTGCACAGATGTAACTGGGCCGATCGTCTCGACAGAGGAAGTCAAACTCGCAGACGCGTGTAAACTCGCGTGGCGGATGCTTGGCTCCATCAATCGAGAGGGGACCATTTAGATCGTGACTAGAACCCACGTACGTCTTCCAGGAAAGGACGCCACTCTTCCCCTCGATTTGATCACCGCCGAATGCTCGACAAATCCCACGGATCGTTGTCTGATGTCAATTTACGATTCAATTGAACGCCGCTTGATTGGCCCACGATCGACTGTCTGTCGTTAGTCAAGGCGGGAGCTGAATGGGTCACGACCAGCTGCTCGCTATTGTAATTTGGGACATGAGCTGCGTACTCCATGTTTGCGACTTGTCAACACGTACTTCGGCTTCGCTGATCTACTGACTTTTATGATCGTTCGGCGAGTGTGGTGAGCAGTGAAAATAGGATTAGAGTATAAAGtgctgaagaactgttgtatgtaccatttgtgtcccatgagaagtctttTGGAATGCGTTAGGAGCAATgttttccaggggacttctcat carries:
- the LOC143178680 gene encoding uncharacterized protein LOC143178680; translation: MSSTVSRLTCLLCFLFIVRFSVAFNKILFPGLPRSDADEWPRDNPASCVPNKWRSVSSEELQSPQIEIQLLKESIGEDNWVFSSEYKYSSNNQKTDNSMESLDRWDSGNKMEENEGARMKENSGAKSEESKAKGATGRKIPQFDSRTVIDVPSYGCPPGQAKDPSGQCREIIQFP